The Nitrospira tepida genome includes a window with the following:
- a CDS encoding S1C family serine protease: MTRRMHADCRRRVAHCLFLWTVLIASGQTHSSLAAAFEEDQTVRLYERVAPATVFLSTSSVRHNGVPGSSAVGFGAGFILDREGTVLTNAHVVAGASTITATLYDGQRVTAELLGIDPQTDVAVVKLAPVKGQLATVRLGDSNRIKVGQKVLVVGSPFGLGFTLTSGIVSGWGHMRGQGTGMDDGMIQTTAPINPGNSGGPVMNSNGDVIGITTAIIPGAQNIGFAIPINRAKAVLDELKTNGHVARPWLGVTGSFPTDQMLTLFSLPLTKGWLVEQVEEGSPAAEAGLLGGALHIVVEGTPWTLGGDIILSIQDQPVRSPDEFLQVIKTLHIGDKVDVEFLRAGDLHRTVITLRERPIPAVTPQVQTSFPLADTATPVGPRWGWETGSRY, translated from the coding sequence ATGACACGACGCATGCATGCGGACTGCCGGCGCCGGGTGGCGCACTGTCTCTTCCTATGGACGGTGCTCATCGCGTCCGGCCAAACCCACTCCTCCCTGGCGGCCGCATTCGAAGAGGATCAAACCGTCCGGCTATATGAGCGCGTCGCGCCCGCGACCGTGTTTCTGTCCACCTCATCCGTGCGCCACAACGGCGTCCCCGGCTCCTCGGCTGTTGGGTTCGGGGCCGGCTTCATCCTCGACCGGGAGGGGACGGTGTTGACCAATGCCCATGTGGTCGCCGGCGCCTCGACCATCACCGCCACCCTCTACGATGGGCAGCGGGTCACCGCGGAGCTGCTCGGTATCGATCCGCAAACCGACGTCGCCGTGGTGAAATTGGCGCCGGTCAAAGGCCAGCTCGCCACCGTTCGGCTCGGAGATTCGAATCGCATCAAGGTGGGCCAGAAGGTGCTCGTCGTAGGCAGCCCCTTCGGCCTGGGCTTCACGCTGACCAGCGGCATTGTCAGCGGATGGGGCCACATGCGGGGACAGGGGACGGGAATGGACGACGGCATGATTCAGACCACGGCGCCGATCAATCCCGGCAACAGCGGCGGGCCGGTCATGAATTCGAACGGCGATGTCATCGGCATTACCACCGCCATCATTCCCGGCGCCCAGAACATCGGTTTTGCGATCCCGATCAACCGCGCCAAGGCCGTCCTCGACGAGCTGAAGACGAACGGACATGTCGCGCGGCCCTGGTTGGGCGTGACCGGCAGCTTCCCAACCGACCAGATGCTGACGCTGTTCTCGCTCCCCTTGACCAAGGGGTGGCTGGTCGAACAGGTGGAGGAAGGCAGTCCTGCGGCGGAAGCGGGGCTGCTGGGCGGCGCGCTGCACATCGTGGTGGAAGGCACTCCGTGGACGTTGGGCGGGGATATCATCCTCTCCATCCAGGACCAACCGGTGCGGTCGCCGGATGAATTTTTGCAGGTAATCAAAACCTTGCACATCGGAGACAAGGTCGACGTCGAATTCCTGCGGGCGGGAGATCTCCATCGGACGGTGATCACGTTACGGGAGCGTCCCATTCCCGCCGTGACGCCGCAAGTCCAGACAAGCTTTCCGCTCGCGGACACCGCCACGCCGGTCGGACCGCGATGGGGATGGGAAACCGGGTCTAGATACTAG
- a CDS encoding response regulator transcription factor: MQAGHFQAVDRPPHHKLSDREFQVLSLIAQGKTVSAIADELALSVKTISTYRSRILEKLKLKTTADLTRYTILHRLAE; this comes from the coding sequence TTGCAGGCTGGTCACTTCCAGGCGGTGGATCGGCCTCCTCACCATAAACTCTCCGATCGCGAGTTCCAAGTGCTGAGCCTGATTGCCCAAGGCAAGACCGTCAGCGCTATTGCCGACGAGCTTGCTTTGAGCGTGAAGACCATCAGCACCTACCGGTCTCGTATTCTGGAGAAATTGAAGCTCAAGACCACCGCCGACCTCACGCGGTATACGATCCTGCATCGCCTGGCCGAGTGA
- the chrA gene encoding chromate efflux transporter, which yields MDPRPDALPIERARTRLLPEVFTTFLMLGLTSFGGPIAHLGYFRREFVERRKWLGEGQYAQLLALCQFLPGPASSQLGFSLGLLRAGWAGAIAAFLAFTLPSALLLFVFALLMPQFSGATGNAAIHGLKLVALAVVAQAVLGMAWQLCPDVVRATIATFTALAILASGQAWTQLLVVALGAVAGLAFCRSAAPITAGGLQPPYGPTLGWALLMAFALLLIGLPVASHGPDGLLAVAEAFYRAGALVFGGGHVVLPLLEESVVKPGWISADEFLAGYGAAQAVPGPMFSLAAYLGARLPGDEGGFVGAFLALISIFLPGFLLVAGVLPLWQTILNRPAAARAIAGINAAVVGILGAALYDPIWRSAVNGPVDVAIAAVGFALLAAWQANALVVVALCVVASIAVVTLL from the coding sequence ATGGACCCTCGGCCGGATGCACTCCCGATAGAGAGAGCCCGGACCAGGCTTCTACCGGAAGTCTTCACCACCTTTCTCATGCTCGGGTTGACTTCGTTCGGCGGGCCGATCGCGCACCTCGGCTACTTCCGACGGGAATTCGTCGAGCGGCGCAAATGGCTCGGCGAGGGCCAGTATGCGCAACTGTTGGCCCTCTGCCAGTTTCTCCCGGGCCCCGCCAGCAGCCAATTGGGATTCTCTCTCGGCCTCTTGCGGGCCGGCTGGGCCGGCGCCATTGCCGCGTTTCTCGCATTCACGCTGCCCTCAGCCCTGTTGCTGTTTGTGTTTGCCTTGTTGATGCCGCAGTTCTCGGGCGCCACAGGCAACGCTGCGATCCACGGTCTCAAGCTCGTCGCTCTGGCCGTTGTCGCGCAGGCGGTGCTCGGAATGGCCTGGCAGCTTTGCCCGGATGTCGTCCGTGCGACGATCGCGACGTTCACCGCCCTTGCCATCCTGGCATCCGGCCAGGCCTGGACTCAGCTCCTGGTCGTCGCGCTCGGCGCGGTTGCCGGCCTGGCCTTCTGCCGCAGCGCGGCACCGATCACGGCCGGCGGCTTACAGCCGCCCTATGGTCCGACGCTCGGTTGGGCTCTGCTTATGGCCTTTGCGCTGCTGCTCATTGGATTGCCGGTCGCTTCCCATGGACCTGACGGCTTGCTTGCCGTCGCAGAGGCCTTCTATCGGGCTGGCGCCTTGGTGTTCGGCGGCGGCCACGTGGTCTTGCCTCTGCTCGAAGAGTCGGTCGTCAAACCAGGTTGGATATCTGCCGACGAGTTTCTCGCCGGATATGGAGCCGCACAGGCGGTCCCTGGCCCGATGTTCTCACTGGCCGCGTACCTGGGCGCGCGGCTGCCGGGAGACGAAGGCGGCTTCGTCGGAGCCTTTCTCGCGCTGATCTCGATTTTTTTGCCAGGTTTCCTGCTGGTGGCCGGCGTGCTTCCTCTCTGGCAGACCATTCTCAACCGGCCGGCTGCAGCGAGGGCCATTGCCGGCATCAACGCCGCCGTCGTCGGGATCTTGGGGGCAGCGCTGTACGACCCGATCTGGAGGAGTGCCGTGAACGGACCGGTCGATGTGGCCATTGCCGCAGTCGGGTTTGCTCTGCTCGCAGCCTGGCAGGCCAACGCCTTGGTCGTCGTGGCCTTGTGCGTCGTCGCGAGCATTGCGGTGGTGACACTGCTTTAA
- a CDS encoding ComEC/Rec2 family competence protein, translating to MNDFFEIDFLDVETDKSGDAISLRYQVNGITSIHVVDGGFQDTGKKVVEHIRQYYDNPNHIDRVIVTHPDGDHAGGLRTVLEEFRVGELWMLRPWIYAHEIISRFSNFSSVDNLRRRLKQIYPNLSALEAIALERGIPIREPFQGAVLGAFTILAPTKKRYLDLIVSSERTPESPEEVRQTGTTILTSFLHKAATEAVRLLKAAWGVEAFSPEETSAENEMSAVQYANIAGQRIVLTGDAGRAALTEAADYAPYVGLQLPGIHRFQVPHHGSRRNVSTELLNRWLGSRLPNKPQPGQETFTAVISSAKKDEDHPRKAVIRALIHRGAKVLTTEGKCICISRNKPRAGWVPATPEDYPEEQEN from the coding sequence ATGAATGACTTTTTCGAGATCGATTTTCTAGATGTCGAAACAGACAAGAGTGGAGATGCCATATCCTTGCGTTACCAAGTGAACGGCATTACTTCCATCCATGTGGTTGACGGCGGGTTTCAAGATACGGGGAAAAAGGTTGTAGAACATATCCGACAGTATTACGACAATCCCAACCATATCGATCGAGTTATAGTTACCCACCCCGATGGTGATCACGCCGGGGGACTGCGAACCGTCCTAGAAGAATTCCGCGTCGGAGAACTTTGGATGCTCCGTCCATGGATCTATGCGCATGAAATCATATCGCGGTTTTCCAATTTCTCATCGGTTGACAACCTAAGACGAAGGTTAAAACAAATTTATCCCAACCTTTCCGCTCTTGAGGCAATCGCTCTGGAACGTGGTATCCCGATACGCGAGCCTTTTCAAGGTGCGGTCCTTGGTGCCTTTACCATTCTTGCACCCACGAAAAAGCGTTATCTGGATCTGATTGTTTCTTCTGAACGAACCCCGGAATCTCCAGAAGAAGTTAGGCAGACGGGTACGACTATCCTGACATCCTTTCTTCATAAAGCGGCAACTGAGGCAGTCCGTTTGTTGAAGGCAGCGTGGGGAGTGGAAGCATTCTCTCCTGAAGAGACAAGCGCTGAGAACGAAATGAGTGCAGTGCAGTATGCAAACATCGCCGGGCAGCGCATTGTGTTAACGGGTGACGCTGGTCGTGCCGCATTAACGGAAGCCGCCGACTACGCTCCCTACGTCGGCTTACAATTGCCTGGCATTCATCGCTTTCAGGTTCCCCACCACGGCTCTAGACGCAATGTATCGACAGAACTCCTTAATCGTTGGCTCGGGTCCCGTTTGCCTAATAAACCACAACCAGGGCAAGAAACATTCACGGCAGTCATAAGCTCTGCAAAGAAGGACGAAGATCACCCTAGGAAGGCGGTCATTAGAGCATTAATCCATCGTGGCGCTAAAGTACTAACGACAGAAGGCAAGTGTATCTGCATAAGCCGGAATAAACCTCGCGCAGGCTGGGTTCCAGCAACGCCAGAGGATTACCCCGAAGAGCAGGAGAACTAA
- a CDS encoding DUF2188 domain-containing protein, with product MRKGRDRTVFQRDGEWFNKRNDADKASSRHATQREAEAAAKEMLKNQGGSELTIQGQNGRFRSKDTIEPGNDPYPPRDREH from the coding sequence ATGAGGAAAGGACGCGACAGAACGGTTTTCCAGCGGGACGGTGAATGGTTCAACAAGCGGAACGATGCGGACAAGGCATCAAGCAGGCACGCGACCCAGAGAGAAGCAGAGGCTGCGGCGAAAGAGATGTTGAAAAATCAAGGTGGTAGTGAACTAACCATACAAGGTCAGAATGGCCGATTTAGGAGCAAGGACACCATTGAGCCAGGCAACGATCCCTACCCACCTCGAGATAGAGAGCACTAG
- a CDS encoding DUF5678 domain-containing protein → MSSLFIACKGEPKLKPSGTLNFSLSDLKNELLLRDVKDLLSKGELARARQSMVGAMSAGLRLTEPLLKLYDALSSERVVTQSRQSPRRNNEATWIKGNRSSYRGKWVAVLGENVVASGDTFKEVLAIVRQQRLTTTPILHHVE, encoded by the coding sequence ATGTCATCTCTCTTTATTGCCTGCAAGGGAGAACCTAAGTTAAAGCCATCCGGAACTCTCAACTTCTCACTATCGGACCTCAAGAATGAGCTTCTTCTCAGAGACGTGAAGGATCTCTTATCAAAAGGAGAATTGGCACGAGCACGTCAATCGATGGTAGGAGCGATGAGTGCAGGACTAAGACTGACTGAACCTCTTCTCAAACTCTACGATGCTCTCTCATCAGAGAGAGTAGTCACTCAATCTCGACAATCACCCCGACGAAACAATGAAGCAACGTGGATCAAGGGGAATAGGTCATCATACAGGGGGAAATGGGTTGCAGTTCTCGGTGAAAATGTCGTTGCATCAGGCGATACTTTTAAGGAGGTCTTGGCTATTGTGAGGCAACAAAGGCTGACAACAACTCCCATCCTCCACCATGTGGAGTGA